The window TTAGTTTTCAGATGAAGTCACCTCCAGAGGAAGCCGAAGAGGAGGGCAAAGATGGTTACTGTTTTTGTAGGACAGAAATTAGCGAAGTATTGTTGTCTTGATTTATCAGACAGCTTTGTGAAAGAATgctatttaaatgatttgttgtaACTCTTAATTTTGCTTTAAATTGAGATAAACAGATAACACATTGTaagaaagtgtttttattttatttaccatGATAATATTAAATTGATCATACTGTAACTGTATCATCATTATCAAAATCACAGCATTGCGCCCATATGCAATATGGTGTTTTTACCTAGCTACTGTAGTACAAACTGTACTGCTAAATCACGTTGTATTCTATTGTTCAACAATCTGTCCAAAACTGTAATATTTTCTTACGAATTTAATAATACGAAAATACTCAGATGTGGATCATAGTGTTTTATATGGATCAactatatgttttataattgtacTAATATTTATTGAGTGTATTTTTTGTTTCTACTAAATAAACTAAGTGGTCAATTGTCATTTTACTGCTGTTAGACCTCTTGATCCACAACCCCCAAAGCTTTGGATCATTCACACATGACTGATTCTGCTGCAGAACTAACGTTACCAACATAACTTCAATTTACCAGACTGTAACTAGGTTCTGTGTATACATTTTGGCAGAGGTTCGTGGTGTgctaagaaacaaaaaaaagtttaaagtgTACAATGGGGAGCAAAAGGTTATTAAACAACTTGTTACACCACTTTATGCAGAGTTATTAACATCGTTTGCTCTGTTCTTACCTGTCAGACAAACGATACAAATCCAGAAATTCCGCaccaaaaccattttttaaatcctgcagGTGAATATTATAACAGTCTTCAGAAGAACGTCCtgctgttttctctttcttctcattACAGGACGATAGTTCTGGCTCACACACAGTAACAAACTAACGTTCACTGCACATAAGCCAACTAGCGCAAaacttggtaaaaaaaaacaacacatgacTTCCGGTCATTGCTTCCACAATAAAAGCTCTACTGTGGCGGTTACTGAGAACATAATGTTGTCAAGTTTAGTTGCTAGAAACAGTGTAGTTGTAGTCGATGTTACCCAGCGACAGTTCACACAGTACCAAACCCCATCCGATATCGGAACAAAAtgccaaataataaaatattcaaaagtcATAGCCAAACATTTGTTAgcatctttacattttattccaaTCCAtattatcatttcattttgaagtcCAAATGGTCCTGTATCCGGTACTAGTCACCTCTCCCTGTAACTTCAAGCAGTAAAGACGCTCTTTCGAGACAATAGATAGATGAAGGGAGGGTAATTTAAACCGTATAGAAAAAAGTTAAGACGTTAATGAATCCACTACATTACATAAATAACTCCAACCGGTACTACTTCtaaaattattttagttttcaatTTACATCAATGCCGTGTGACAAGAGATGAGTACGTTGTTTGGTGTACTGTTGCCATCTAGTGTTCGAGGttattaaagttgaaaaaagtagcttgttttttctttaatttcagtttaatttgaaCAGCATAATTCATGAATGGAATGCATTACACAATGTTCACACAGATCCAAATATAAAACGGGTAACATTACCATTGTTGAGATAAAATGTTAGTATGTACATTTGcaattgttcatttaaattaaaattggaacctataaaaacaatttaatataAGAACAACATCTAAGAGGGTGGCATAGTAAAGGATATTTCACACTGCATATGTTCAATTATAGGAGGAGCAGTATTAAATAATGCTAATATaatctttgttttgaaaaaagaaagaagaagaggaagttcTAGTTTCTAATGGCATGGTTATAAAAATGAGATGCACCAAATACATTCAACAGGCTCAGCATATAGTATTCTATACAGGTATAGACAGTTTTTaaccaaaataaacacataatcCAATGAAGTGTGAGAAAAAGTGAAGTTCTGAGTGTGGAtgtaggttaaaaaaaaacttccaCCAGCTACACCCAACAGCAGAAaccacacagaaacagacacataaCAAGGCCTTGCAACAATACAATGGTGTTGAGTTTAAAGATTAAATACAAGCTAATATCTTGATTAGAAAAACTTTTTCTGCGAAATCTTTGTCAGGTTCCTAATATTTGTatgacatgtatttatttttctaagatACAGATAATGCCTTTACCCCACCCTCCCACCCACTCCCTGTTTAAAATGGATCAGATGGGCTTTGCCGCCATTTTGtttcctgctcttcctctcaaAAACAACTTAACCCTCaaaaaggacatattatgctTTCACTAAATTATTGTACATTGTGGCATTTTAGCGTATCAGGTCACACCTTGAGTGCAAACTTGCTGGCTGCCATTGGAGTAAAGTCAAAGAAGATTAAACAGAGGTTGGAAGATGGCGGTTGATACAGGTTGGATGCTTTAGTCGTCATTGTACCTCTTAGTTGGCTTATTGGCTGGCACCGGTGGTCTGTCACGATCATCATAGGGCTCATCATAACGGTCATCAACATCAGAACGACGGTCTCTTCGGTCATCATAGCGGGGGTCGTCGTCGTATCGCTCATTGCGGTCACTCTGCCTGTCGCGGCGGTCGGTGTAGTCGCTGCGGCGATCATCGTAGTCGCTACGGCGGTCGTTATAATCGCTGCGACGGTCGTTATAATCGCTGCGTCCATCGTCATAATCCTTGCGGCGATTGTAGTCGCGGTCACTCGGTTCCTCGTGGTGGTCATTGCGCTCAACAGGGCTTCTCCTCACGCTGGAGTCATCATAACCTTGGGGGTCCTCGTGCCCATCAGGACGGCGACCATCTCCATTCCTAGCTGGCCCTTTGTCACTGTACTCTTCCTCACGAACTCTGGAAAGGGAACACATAACAGTCagataatgttattttttctttggcaATGTTCTCCTGGAACATAGCTTTCACCATAGACTTGCTGACTTAAAACCACCTTAGCTGTATTGGGTTGGTTCTTGAAATATTTGAATTTAGTCTTGCCAAAAATGCTTTTAATCGTAATATAAAAAAGCTTGCACACTTCACACAAACCCCATTGTCACCTGCGCAGACCAACAGCACCTGCTGTCAGATCAAAATGATCAATTATCCAAATTCGTCAGACAGAAATAGACGTGagtttgaacattttttcaaatggaGCAAATATGGCTGTGTATCATAACAAATTTCTGAAGCTTGTTTATGTGAAACATTGACTTGCAGCTTCCTTTTTCATTAAGGTCTGCTGGTATTAAGGAGTTTTATAAGTGTTTTGATACATAAATAAAGAGTaaggaagaagaaataaaactgGATATCACATGTCTGCTGtaataatattcttttttaaatacagtatgtttcaaTGAGTATGATTCTCTGTTGACAGAAGGCTGTCTGATTTGTTCAGTTATCATATAACAGCATCCTGTTCAGTCAGTGTAAGGAAGAAAATGTTTACCCCATTGCgtattcctcctcctccttcttcttcctgcaGCAACAGCAATAGATGACGATGATTAGTGCGATCAACAGGGCAACCACTCCACCAATGATTCCTGCAGTGGACCCAATGTTCATGGAAGCTGCAGGagtagaagaacaaaaacaaggaaaacaatgtatttattggGAATACTCAGTTCTCTTCTCACAACAATGTTCGTATAAAAAGCTGCTATTAGAAAGTTTTTCTCACGTGGCATGACTTTAAGGGTGATGTTGCAGGTAGCAGCGCGGATTTTGTTGCTTGAGGTGCAGATGTAGTATCCTGATGTATCTTTGGAGATATTATACAGAGACAGTATGCCTCCCtctgaaagacagagagacagtcaCATACACATCACCGccatcatgttttttattttattctttaattgACAACTAATTCTTCAGCGGTActgttataaaaaataataaagaagctAAATCTTTaatttttttcctgaaaaagaCATTGttataatttgttgtttttttatttatttataaaaaaattatttatttattcaaatactcAAATGCATGCATTTGAGTATAATGATCAGATATTGAAAATTGCAATATTATTGGTCGGGTTCCACATTAGAGATGCAGGGACACATAGGCTACAAGTGACGCTGCAGACCACCCTGTGGTCCCCACATTGAATATTGAACCTGGCTGGGATTTGACTTTGAGATGATTGAAGGCCAAGCTTCCTATATGTATTAAGTGGAACAGACCATACATTTGCAGAAGTAAGTAAACCCTGTACATGATGACAGTGGACTTCATCTTTGACTATGTCAATCACATGTTTAACTTTTTCGTTTGCTTCCATGCATTGTATGTGCTTTGACAAAGTAAACTACTTGTGCTGTCATTTTGACCAGGACTCGTTGGAAGAAGAGATCTTTTATATAGGGCCAGGAAGGCCCTGTTGAGATTCTAGAGAATGAATAAAttgatgatgctgatgatgatgaagaagatgatgatgataataaagtGTTGATAGTGCAGACAGACAATGATACTTACTGTCGGTGGTTCTGGGGTCAGCAACACGAGGAATGTTCCTGACATCTTGACTTTTCCATGAATAGGTGGGTGAAGGTGAGCCTTCTTCAGACAGGCAGGTCAGGTTGATGTTCTTGCCGTACTCTTCCTTACCCTGGATCTTGCAGATGGGAGTAGATGGAGCCActagaagaagaaaacaagtgtaatttccatccatccatccatcttctcccgcttttccgtcaggttcgcggaggtaacagctccagcagagagccccaaacttctctttccctggccacatcaaccagctctgactgggggattccaagacgctcccaggccagcaaagagatataatccctccacctggtcctaggtctacccctcggtctcttcccagctggacgtgcctggaagacctccctagggaggcgcccaggtggcatcctcactaggtgcccgaaccacctcaactggctcctttcaacgtgaaggagcagcagttctacttcgagtccctcccggatgactgaacttctcaccttatccctaagggagatgccagccaccctgcggagaaatcccatttcgtgcttgtatccgcgatctcgttctttcggtcatgacccatccttcatgaccataggtgagggtaggaacgaagatggcccggtagacagagagctttgccttctggctcagctcccttttcatcacaacggtgcggtaaagcgactacagtaccgctcccgctgctccgattctccggcccatctcacgctccattgttccctcactcgagaacaagaccccgagatacttgaactccttcacttggggtaaggcttcattccctacctggagtggagagtccatcggtttcctgctgagaaccatggtctcagatttggaggtgctgatcctcatccttgccgcttcacactcggtcgcgaaccgatccagtgagtgctgaaggtcacagaccaatgaagccattaggaccacatcatctgcaaaaagcagtggtgcaatccttagcccaccgaactgcagaccctctgccccacgactacgcctagaaatcctgtccatgaatatcacaaacaggattggtgacaaagcgcagccctggcggaggccaaccctcactgaaaatcggtccgacgtgctaccgaggacccggacacagctctcgctcCAAGTGTATCCATGTGTGCGTggaagtctcccagcaagagtaaggagtccccttcaggagccccatacaggacttctttcagggtctccaagaaggccgaatactctgaactgctgtttggtgcataagcacacacaacagtcagagttttcccccccatgacccgcaggcgtagggaggcgaccctctcgtccactggggtaaactccaacaaagcggcactcaaccgggggcttgtgagtatccccacacccgctcggtgcctcacaccttgggcaactccggagaagaatagagtccaacccctatccagaagtaaggttccagagccgacactgtgcatagaggtgagccccactagatccaactggtaacgctccacctccctcacaagctccggctcctcccccccccccctggggcacacaaacctctccaccacgataaggtgctggttctcggaaagtGTAATTTGTGCTTAAAAATTATTGCTCAAATT of the Eleginops maclovinus isolate JMC-PN-2008 ecotype Puerto Natales chromosome 4, JC_Emac_rtc_rv5, whole genome shotgun sequence genome contains:
- the LOC134863544 gene encoding LOW QUALITY PROTEIN: cell surface A33 antigen-like (The sequence of the model RefSeq protein was modified relative to this genomic sequence to represent the inferred CDS: inserted 1 base in 1 codon), with the protein product MERRIYTLTLLSLVLSGVGAIIVNIPNNQYEFARGDNITIPCTFTQKXKPTLVVISWSVEPAEIGAKGINIVTYYSTNEVTDIKELYEGRLSLDVDIPKGKANLKISNIQLADNKLFECLVQIPGDDEGTPAANTRLVVLVAPSTPICKIQGKEEYGKNINLTCLSEEGSPSPTYSWKSQDVRNIPRVADPRTTDKGGILSLYNISKDTSGYYICTSSNKIRAATCNITLKVMPPSMNIGSTAGIIGGVVALLIALIIVIYCCCCRKKKEEEEYAMGVREEEYSDKGPARNGDGRRPDGHEDPQGYDDSSVRRSPVERNDHHEEPSDRDYNRRKDYDDGRSDYNDRRSDYNDRRSDYDDRRSDYTDRRDRQSDRNERYDDDPRYDDRRDRRSDVDDRYDEPYDDRDRPPVPANKPTKRYNDD